From Chryseobacterium salivictor, a single genomic window includes:
- a CDS encoding peptide MFS transporter, protein MNLTLDQIQDFKGKYPKQIWSLFFSEMWERFCFYGMRGMLVFFMISQLNLGEKEANLQYGATQAFVYAFTFVGGLFADKILGFRKSLFWGGILMIIGSLILALDPHQFFFLGISFTVVGTGFFKPNISTMVGKLYKKGDNRTDAGFSLFYAGINLGALLGGYLCIAIGKGELLSHLIPEGLHWNVAFGLAAVVMVISLVNFIFTQRRLGPIGLQPLKVLKNGELVSMEKWKEYGVYALSLLFIPMIMVMVAKTQYTDYFMYAVGPLTLLYLFYEMSKVSKSERSKLMAALIFILFSIIFWGIYEQSGGSLSIFAAHNLNNDLLGLDPNGVNNSGGAFFILLVAIPIGLLWIWLSKKKLEPNTIIKFGLGFIFLGLGFYAIFATQFFANAAGVTSLSLFTIALFIITLGEMCLSPIGLSIMTKLSTQKLQGMMMGMWFLASAYGQYVAGLIGANMATAREDASNIEKLHAYTSGYKELGLYAVIAGVILILISPLVKKLMQEVR, encoded by the coding sequence ATGAACCTAACCCTCGATCAAATCCAAGATTTTAAAGGCAAATACCCGAAACAAATCTGGTCACTTTTCTTTTCGGAAATGTGGGAACGCTTTTGTTTCTATGGAATGCGCGGAATGCTCGTCTTTTTTATGATTTCCCAGCTGAATCTGGGTGAAAAAGAAGCCAATCTGCAATACGGCGCGACTCAAGCGTTTGTTTATGCCTTTACGTTCGTGGGAGGTTTGTTCGCTGATAAAATTTTAGGTTTCAGGAAATCGTTGTTTTGGGGCGGAATTTTAATGATTATCGGCAGTTTGATTTTAGCCCTGGATCCGCACCAGTTTTTCTTTTTAGGAATTTCATTTACTGTAGTTGGAACAGGATTTTTCAAACCGAACATCTCCACCATGGTAGGAAAACTATACAAGAAAGGTGATAACCGTACAGATGCGGGGTTTTCACTTTTTTATGCCGGAATTAATTTAGGAGCTTTGCTAGGTGGTTATTTATGTATCGCCATTGGAAAAGGTGAATTGCTTTCCCATTTAATTCCTGAAGGATTGCACTGGAATGTGGCTTTCGGTTTAGCAGCAGTTGTAATGGTGATCAGCTTAGTCAATTTTATTTTTACACAGAGAAGATTGGGACCCATCGGACTTCAACCTTTAAAAGTACTTAAAAACGGAGAGCTGGTTTCCATGGAAAAATGGAAAGAATATGGAGTTTATGCCCTGTCTTTACTTTTCATTCCGATGATTATGGTGATGGTGGCGAAAACTCAGTACACCGATTATTTCATGTACGCTGTAGGTCCACTGACATTACTTTATTTATTCTATGAAATGTCGAAAGTCTCTAAATCAGAACGCAGTAAGCTTATGGCTGCTCTGATTTTCATTCTGTTCTCCATCATATTTTGGGGTATTTATGAGCAAAGTGGCGGTTCTCTAAGTATTTTCGCTGCGCATAATCTGAATAACGATTTACTTGGTTTAGATCCAAATGGGGTGAACAATTCTGGCGGCGCATTCTTCATTTTGTTAGTTGCAATCCCAATTGGTTTACTTTGGATTTGGCTCAGCAAAAAGAAATTAGAACCCAACACCATTATTAAATTTGGTTTAGGATTTATATTTTTAGGTTTAGGATTTTATGCAATTTTCGCTACTCAATTTTTTGCAAATGCCGCGGGAGTTACTTCTTTAAGCTTATTTACCATTGCTTTGTTTATTATTACTTTGGGTGAAATGTGCCTCTCGCCGATTGGTCTGTCGATTATGACGAAACTTTCTACACAAAAACTACAGGGAATGATGATGGGAATGTGGTTTTTAGCTTCAGCTTACGGACAGTACGTTGCGGGGCTTATCGGAGCAAATATGGCAACAGCACGCGAGGACGCGTCCAATATCGAAAAGCTGCATGCCTACACCTCAGGCTATAAAGAATTAGGTTTATATGCCGTAATTGCGGGCGTTATTTTAATATTAATTTCGCCACTGGTCAAAAAATTGATGCAGGAAGTAAGATAA
- a CDS encoding peptide MFS transporter, with translation MDELEAVNSSNELINEPKSKHPKGLWVLFGTEMWERFNFYGMRALLTLFMVNSLLMKEGEVTIIYGGFLALCYLTPMLGGFIADRFLGNRYCIIVGGSLMAIGQFLMFMSASTFDTNLSSAQMLMWIALGVIIFGNGFFKPNISSMVGSLYPKQEKSKLDSAFTIFYMGINLGAFLGQFICPFLGDVKDAGGIRDIHAFKWGFLAASGAMVLGTLTFVLLKNKYVITPEGRPIGGLPSQNTSDDFEEGESQTANFSGKSIGIAVAIFVLTFFGFQYLFVDKIGFGSVGMGEFVKAVIYPFIYSMGLALAYLIMSATESKVERDRIWVIYIVSFFIIFFWAAFEQAGSSLTFIADNQTDRHIFGWNMPPSMVQIFNGLFIVILAVPFSMLWDKLRANKKEPVSPLKQAIGLGLIALSYLIIAYNVKDLGNSGLLAVKWLILLYLIQTMGELCLSPIGLSLVGKLAPKRFASLLFGVFFIANAAGYALSGTLGSILPATGDKYQKATELGFNLQDVLDKKVTLSADQLALLNKEQIPTVYNSFVGFEIHNLFEFFMVFVILCGIAGAILALISPILKRMMHGVN, from the coding sequence ATGGATGAGCTGGAAGCTGTAAACTCAAGTAACGAACTTATAAATGAACCAAAATCAAAACATCCGAAAGGGTTGTGGGTACTTTTTGGCACAGAAATGTGGGAGCGTTTCAACTTTTATGGAATGCGCGCTTTGCTGACGCTTTTTATGGTAAACTCCCTGCTGATGAAAGAAGGCGAAGTTACCATCATATATGGTGGGTTTCTGGCCCTTTGTTATCTTACCCCAATGCTTGGCGGTTTTATTGCAGACCGGTTTTTGGGAAACAGATATTGTATTATTGTAGGAGGATCTTTGATGGCAATTGGCCAATTTCTAATGTTTATGAGCGCCTCCACATTCGATACCAATTTGAGTTCGGCGCAAATGCTGATGTGGATCGCTTTAGGGGTTATTATTTTCGGAAATGGTTTCTTTAAACCAAATATTTCGTCAATGGTCGGAAGTCTTTACCCAAAACAGGAAAAATCGAAACTGGATTCAGCTTTTACCATTTTCTATATGGGAATAAACTTAGGAGCATTTTTAGGTCAGTTTATTTGTCCTTTTTTAGGAGATGTGAAAGATGCAGGCGGGATTAGAGATATTCATGCTTTCAAGTGGGGCTTTCTAGCTGCTTCTGGTGCGATGGTGCTTGGAACACTTACTTTCGTTTTACTTAAAAATAAATATGTTATAACACCAGAAGGAAGACCAATTGGTGGATTACCAAGTCAAAACACTTCAGATGATTTTGAAGAAGGTGAATCACAAACCGCTAATTTCTCTGGAAAATCAATAGGTATTGCAGTTGCAATTTTTGTATTAACATTCTTTGGTTTTCAATATTTATTTGTAGATAAGATCGGGTTTGGTTCTGTGGGAATGGGCGAATTTGTGAAAGCAGTTATTTATCCGTTCATCTATTCTATGGGACTTGCTCTGGCTTATTTAATCATGTCTGCAACCGAAAGCAAAGTAGAAAGAGATAGAATTTGGGTAATTTACATTGTATCCTTTTTCATTATTTTCTTCTGGGCAGCTTTTGAGCAGGCCGGTTCATCATTAACATTCATTGCAGACAACCAAACCGACAGACATATTTTTGGCTGGAATATGCCTCCATCGATGGTGCAGATTTTTAATGGCTTATTTATCGTGATTTTAGCCGTTCCATTCAGTATGCTTTGGGACAAATTAAGAGCCAATAAGAAAGAACCGGTTTCGCCTTTAAAACAAGCAATAGGCCTTGGTTTAATCGCTTTAAGTTATTTAATTATTGCTTACAATGTAAAAGATTTAGGAAATTCGGGACTTTTAGCCGTAAAATGGTTAATCTTACTTTATCTGATCCAAACAATGGGCGAACTTTGCTTATCCCCAATCGGTTTATCCCTGGTAGGAAAATTGGCACCGAAAAGATTTGCATCACTTCTGTTTGGTGTATTTTTCATCGCGAATGCAGCAGGATATGCTTTATCAGGAACTCTAGGTTCCATATTACCTGCTACAGGAGATAAGTACCAAAAGGCTACAGAGTTAGGATTTAACCTTCAGGACGTCTTAGATAAAAAAGTTACTTTGAGTGCAGATCAGTTGGCTCTTCTTAATAAAGAACAAATTCCAACAGTCTACAACAGTTTTGTTGGATTTGAAATTCATAATTTATTTGAGTTTTTCATGGTATTCGTAATTCTTTGTGGAATTGCAGGTGCAATTTTAGCATTGATATCTCCTATTTTGAAAAGGATGATGCACGGTGTGAACTAA